In Chroicocephalus ridibundus chromosome 4, bChrRid1.1, whole genome shotgun sequence, one genomic interval encodes:
- the WEE1 gene encoding wee1-like protein kinase isoform X1 has translation MSFLSLQQAAPPRRVSARRAAAPIRQKLLFLSGHSDCEEEEEDEEEEGGSSGNSTGEDSAFQEADSPLSAARTPARGDPPLLEEEEEEMEPAAAPLPDEGDSWEEEGFGSSPVKSPGAYFMAGSPSPPPPHKGRRYCGRSPPHPAASGYRVRSEEPSSPLPDYPGTPPHKTFRKLRLFDTPHTPKSLLSKAQGIGSSSVKLRGGSLFMNVGKSEKQEEDIRQTPHVNINPFTPDSMFLHNSEGRCRRRKRTHWNDSCGEDMEASDGEPEDETIRPAKRITITESNMKSRYATEFHELEKIGSGEFGSVFKCVKRLDGCIYAIKRSKKPLAGSVDEQNALREVYAHAVLGQHSHVVRYYSAWAEDDHMLIQNEYCNGGSLADAISENYRNMRYFTEPELKDLLLQVARGLKYIHSMSLVHMDIKPSNIFISRTSVPTITSEEGDDDDWSSDRVIFKIGDLGHVTRVSSPQVEEGDSRFLANEVLQENYTHLPKADIFALALTVVCAAGAEPLPTNGDQWHEIRQGKLPRIPQVLSQELLDLLKVMINPDPEKRPSAVALVKHSVLLSAAKKSAEQLRIELNAEKFKNSLLQKELKKAQMAKAAAEERALFTDRMTTRSTTQNRPSRLIGKKMNRSVSLTIY, from the exons ATGAGCTTTCTGAGTTTGCAGcaggcggcgccgccgcggcgggtCTCGGCCCGGCGGGCGGCCGCCCCGATCCGTCAGAAGCTGCTGTTCCTGAGCGGCCACAGTgactgcgaggaggaggaggaggacgaggaggaggaaggcggcagCAGCGGCAACAGCACCGGCGAGGACTCGGCCTTCCAGGAGGCGGACTCGCCGCTCTCGGCGGCTCGCACCCCGGCGCGGGGCGACCCACCcctgctggaggaagaggaggaggagatggagccaGCGGCGGCGCCGCTGCCGGACGAGGGGGACTcgtgggaggaggaggggttCGGCTCCTCTCCGGTGAAGTCGCCCGGAGCCTATTTCATGGCCGGCTCGCCTTCGCCGCCGCCCCCTCACAAGGGCCGCCGCTACTGCGGGCGCTCCCCGCCCCACCCGGCGGCTAGCGGTTACCGGGTGCGGAGCGAGGAGCCCAGCTCGCCGCTGCCCGACTACCCCGGCACCCCGCCTCACAAGACCTTCCGCAAGCTGCGCCTCTTCGACACGCCGCACACCCCCAAG aGTTTGCTTTCTAAAGCACAAGGAATAGGCTCCAGCTCAGTCAAACTTCGAGGGGGCTCTCTATTTATGAATGTTGGGAAATCGGAGAAGCAAGAAGAAGATATCAGACAAACACCTCATGTGAACATTAATCCTTTCACTCCTGATTCCATGTTCCTTCACAACTCTGAAGGAAGATGTCGTAGGAGGAAGAGAACGCACTGGAATGA CTCTTGTGGAGAGGACATGGAAGCAAGTGATGGAGAGCCTGAAGATGAAACTATCAGACCTGCAAAG AGGATAACAATAACAGAAAGTAATATGAAGTCACGGTATGCAACTGAATTTCATGAGTTGGAGAAGATTGGGTCTGGTGAATTTGGTTCTGTGTTTAAATGTGTGAAGAGGCTTGATGGCTGTATTTATGCAATAAAGCGATCCAAGAAACCTTTAGCTGGCTCAGTGGATGA GCAAAATGCTTTAAGAGAGGTATATGCGCATGCAGTTCTGGGACAGCATTCTCATGTAGTAAGATACTACTCTGCATGGGCAGAAGATGATCATATGCTTATACAGAATGAATATTGCAATG GTGGCAGTTTAGCAGATGCCATAAGTGAAAATTACAGGAATATGCGTTATTTTACTGAACCAGAACTGAAGGACCTGTTACTTCAGGTGGCTCGAGGCTTAAAGTACATTCATTCAATGTCACTTGTACACATGGATATCAAACCTA GTAATATTTTCATATCTAGGACATCAGTCCCAACTATAACTTCAGAAGAAGGTGATGATGATGACTGGTCATCTGATAGAGTCATATTTAAAATAG GTGACCTTGGTCATGTAACTCGAGTATCAAGTCCACAAGTGGAGGAAGGGGATAGCCGTTTTCTTGCAAATGAAGTCCTACAAGAG aaCTACACTCATTTGccaaaagcagatatttttgctcTTGCTCTGACTGTTGtgtgtgctgctggggctgaacCACTTCCAACTAATGGGGACCAATGGCATGAAATTCGACAAGGAAAACTACCTAGAATACCACAAGTGCTTTCTCAAGAATTACTAGACTTACTGAAA gtTATGATTAATCCTGATCCAGAGAAAAGGCCTTCAGCTGTGGCACTAGTCAAGCATTCAGTGCTTCTCTCTGCTGCAAAAAAGAGTGCAGAGCAGCTCCGGATAGAACTGAATGCTGAAAAATTCAAAAACTCTCTCTTGCAGAA GGAGCTGAAGAAGGCACAGATGGCAAAGGCCGCAGCTGAGGAGCGAGCACTGTTCACTGACAGAATGACAACTAGATCTACAACACAAAATAGACCATCTCGACtcattggaaagaaaatgaacCGCTCAGTTAGTCTTACTATATACTAA
- the WEE1 gene encoding wee1-like protein kinase isoform X2 produces the protein MSFLSLQQAAPPRRVSARRAAAPIRQKLLFLSGHSDCEEEEEDEEEEGGSSGNSTGEDSAFQEADSPLSAARTPARGDPPLLEEEEEEMEPAAAPLPDEGDSWEEEGFGSSPVKSPGAYFMAGSPSPPPPHKGRRYCGRSPPHPAASGYRVRSEEPSSPLPDYPGTPPHKTFRKLRLFDTPHTPKSLLSKAQGIGSSSVKLRGGSLFMNVGKSEKQEEDIRQTPHVNINPFTPDSMFLHNSEGRCRRRKRTHWNDSCGEDMEASDGEPEDETIRPAKRITITESNMKSRYATEFHELEKIGSGEFGSVFKCVKRLDGCIYAIKRSKKPLAGSVDEQNALREVYAHAVLGQHSHVVRYYSAWAEDDHMLIQNEYCNGGSLADAISENYRNMRYFTEPELKDLLLQVARGLKYIHSMSLVHMDIKPSNIFISRTSVPTITSEEGDDDDWSSDRVIFKIGDLGHVTRVSSPQVEEGDSRFLANEVLQENYTHLPKADIFALALTVVCAAGAEPLPTNGDQWHEIRQGKLPRIPQVLSQELLDLLKVMINPDPEKRPSAVALVKHSVLLSAAKKSAEQLRIELNAEKFKNSLLQNVLQGAEEGTDGKGRS, from the exons ATGAGCTTTCTGAGTTTGCAGcaggcggcgccgccgcggcgggtCTCGGCCCGGCGGGCGGCCGCCCCGATCCGTCAGAAGCTGCTGTTCCTGAGCGGCCACAGTgactgcgaggaggaggaggaggacgaggaggaggaaggcggcagCAGCGGCAACAGCACCGGCGAGGACTCGGCCTTCCAGGAGGCGGACTCGCCGCTCTCGGCGGCTCGCACCCCGGCGCGGGGCGACCCACCcctgctggaggaagaggaggaggagatggagccaGCGGCGGCGCCGCTGCCGGACGAGGGGGACTcgtgggaggaggaggggttCGGCTCCTCTCCGGTGAAGTCGCCCGGAGCCTATTTCATGGCCGGCTCGCCTTCGCCGCCGCCCCCTCACAAGGGCCGCCGCTACTGCGGGCGCTCCCCGCCCCACCCGGCGGCTAGCGGTTACCGGGTGCGGAGCGAGGAGCCCAGCTCGCCGCTGCCCGACTACCCCGGCACCCCGCCTCACAAGACCTTCCGCAAGCTGCGCCTCTTCGACACGCCGCACACCCCCAAG aGTTTGCTTTCTAAAGCACAAGGAATAGGCTCCAGCTCAGTCAAACTTCGAGGGGGCTCTCTATTTATGAATGTTGGGAAATCGGAGAAGCAAGAAGAAGATATCAGACAAACACCTCATGTGAACATTAATCCTTTCACTCCTGATTCCATGTTCCTTCACAACTCTGAAGGAAGATGTCGTAGGAGGAAGAGAACGCACTGGAATGA CTCTTGTGGAGAGGACATGGAAGCAAGTGATGGAGAGCCTGAAGATGAAACTATCAGACCTGCAAAG AGGATAACAATAACAGAAAGTAATATGAAGTCACGGTATGCAACTGAATTTCATGAGTTGGAGAAGATTGGGTCTGGTGAATTTGGTTCTGTGTTTAAATGTGTGAAGAGGCTTGATGGCTGTATTTATGCAATAAAGCGATCCAAGAAACCTTTAGCTGGCTCAGTGGATGA GCAAAATGCTTTAAGAGAGGTATATGCGCATGCAGTTCTGGGACAGCATTCTCATGTAGTAAGATACTACTCTGCATGGGCAGAAGATGATCATATGCTTATACAGAATGAATATTGCAATG GTGGCAGTTTAGCAGATGCCATAAGTGAAAATTACAGGAATATGCGTTATTTTACTGAACCAGAACTGAAGGACCTGTTACTTCAGGTGGCTCGAGGCTTAAAGTACATTCATTCAATGTCACTTGTACACATGGATATCAAACCTA GTAATATTTTCATATCTAGGACATCAGTCCCAACTATAACTTCAGAAGAAGGTGATGATGATGACTGGTCATCTGATAGAGTCATATTTAAAATAG GTGACCTTGGTCATGTAACTCGAGTATCAAGTCCACAAGTGGAGGAAGGGGATAGCCGTTTTCTTGCAAATGAAGTCCTACAAGAG aaCTACACTCATTTGccaaaagcagatatttttgctcTTGCTCTGACTGTTGtgtgtgctgctggggctgaacCACTTCCAACTAATGGGGACCAATGGCATGAAATTCGACAAGGAAAACTACCTAGAATACCACAAGTGCTTTCTCAAGAATTACTAGACTTACTGAAA gtTATGATTAATCCTGATCCAGAGAAAAGGCCTTCAGCTGTGGCACTAGTCAAGCATTCAGTGCTTCTCTCTGCTGCAAAAAAGAGTGCAGAGCAGCTCCGGATAGAACTGAATGCTGAAAAATTCAAAAACTCTCTCTTGCAGAA TGTCTTGCAGGGAGCTGAAGAAGGCACAGATGGCAAAGGCCGCAGCTGA